In Caldilineales bacterium, the following are encoded in one genomic region:
- a CDS encoding formylglycine-generating enzyme family protein: protein MSPTERRSLEDEFQQVKARLDTNKQLVLQLRRVEDLSSGIELAKVRVGIEQTEAEIHADERRLDELQVEIEAAQQAGPEPEMQRLPFEPETILIAAGAFVMGSPPGEGVADDETPPHTVMLPAFRIGRYPVTQRQYAAFIRDETLQAAPHGWFNRQPPPDRLDHPLTDVSWYEAMAYCSWLSKQTGRRYTLPSEAEWEKVCSNDFSRSSLPETTEACSERRRESVVTTSKYPWGSEWEEARCNAGGSGTAAVTAHPAGASAYGVEDLLGNVQQWTRSLWGTEVLRPDFAYPYYPEDGREVFDPRKLPAQMRVVHRGGSFKSPPDELRCTAHGSALADSEIAWRGFRVVMMIDEH, encoded by the coding sequence ATGTCCCCCACTGAACGCCGGTCGCTCGAAGACGAATTTCAGCAGGTCAAGGCTCGCCTGGACACCAACAAGCAGCTCGTGCTGCAATTGCGCCGGGTGGAAGATTTGTCCAGCGGCATCGAGTTGGCCAAGGTGCGGGTAGGGATTGAGCAGACTGAGGCGGAGATACACGCGGACGAACGACGCCTGGACGAGTTACAGGTTGAGATCGAGGCCGCTCAACAGGCCGGGCCGGAGCCAGAGATGCAGAGGCTGCCCTTCGAACCGGAGACGATCCTGATCGCCGCCGGGGCCTTTGTGATGGGCAGCCCGCCCGGTGAAGGCGTCGCCGACGACGAGACGCCGCCGCACACCGTCATGCTGCCCGCTTTCCGCATCGGCCGCTATCCGGTGACGCAACGCCAGTACGCGGCCTTCATCCGCGACGAGACGCTGCAGGCAGCGCCGCACGGCTGGTTCAACCGCCAGCCGCCGCCCGACCGCCTCGACCATCCGCTGACGGATGTGAGCTGGTACGAGGCGATGGCTTATTGCAGCTGGCTGAGCAAGCAGACCGGCCGGCGTTACACGCTGCCGAGCGAGGCGGAATGGGAAAAGGTTTGTAGTAACGACTTTAGTCGTTCTTCTTTGCCAGAAACGACTGAAGCTTGCAGTGAGCGACGCCGCGAATCTGTCGTTACTACGAGTAAGTATCCGTGGGGAAGTGAATGGGAGGAGGCGCGGTGCAACGCCGGAGGAAGCGGGACGGCGGCGGTGACGGCGCATCCGGCCGGGGCCAGCGCCTACGGGGTGGAGGATTTGCTGGGGAATGTGCAGCAGTGGACGCGCAGCCTGTGGGGAACCGAGGTGCTGCGGCCGGATTTCGCCTATCCCTACTATCCCGAAGATGGCCGGGAGGTGTTCGATCCCCGGAAGTTGCCGGCGCAGATGCGGGTGGTGCACCGCGGCGGCTCGTTCAAGTCGCCGCCAGACGAGTTGCGCTGTACGGCTCATGGCAGCGCCCTGGCCGATAGTGAGATCGCCTGGCGCGGGTTTCGGGTGGTGATGATGATCGATGAGCACTAA